The nucleotide window CCGGAATTACAGCGGCCAGGGCAACGACTGTCTCGTGACGCACCCGAACCTGATCGAGGCCGTCCTGCGGGAGGTGCTGAAGGCCAAGCCCGGCAGGGTGATTATCGGCGATTCGCCGATTCAGGAGTGTGACTTTGATGCACTGGTACCCCACGAGTGGCGCAGGAAAATGAGGCACCTTGCCACGTGCCCCGTCGACATCATCGACTTTCGGCGTACCGTGCTCCGGAAGGGGGGATTCGGCGAAGGCCAGGAACGGGAAGTCCGGGGGGAGGAACGATACATTCTTTTCGACCTCGGGAAGGAGAGTCTGCTGGAGCCGGTTTCCACACCCGACAGCCGTTTCCGCATTACCTGCTACGATCCCGACCTGATGGCCCGGCGCCACCTGCCGGGAAAGCACCAGTACTTGTTGGCCAAAGAGCCGTTTGAGTCGGACGTCATCATCAACCTGCCGAAGCTGAAGTCCCACAAAAAGGCGGGAATGACTGCAGCACTGAAAAACATGGTGGGCATCAACGGCAACAAGGAGTTCCTCCCCCACCACCGAACCGGCGGGAGCGCCGACGGCGGCGACTGCTACCCCGGTAAATCCCTGTTGAAAAGGATGGCGGAGCGGTGCTACGACGAGGCAAACCGAACAATCGGAAGCCCTCAGTGTGAGCGCTGGTTGAAGAAGTCCGGGCATCTGCTGCGTCTGCAGCACTTCATGGGCAACCCCGAGATTGAGGGTGGCTGGCACGGTAACGACACGGTCTGGCGGATGACTCTTGACCTGAACCGACTGCTCCTGTACGGAAGGGCCGACGGAACGATCTCCGACACACCGCTCCGGAAGGTTTACTCTCTCACGGACGCCATCATCGCGGGGGAGGGAGAAGGCCCCTTGGCTCCGCGGCCGATACCACTGGGCATACTCACGTTCGCTGCATCGTCGGTTTTTGCGGATCTGGTCGGCGCCGCTCTGATGCATTTCGACTACCGCAAAATCCCTACTCTCCGT belongs to Geobacter sp. SVR and includes:
- a CDS encoding DUF362 domain-containing protein — translated: MTMRENVVTLTAQSGAPSYEIAGLTQRVRHMLHEAAPGSHPEAPFSSIIQPGMTVLLKPNWVLHRNYSGQGNDCLVTHPNLIEAVLREVLKAKPGRVIIGDSPIQECDFDALVPHEWRRKMRHLATCPVDIIDFRRTVLRKGGFGEGQEREVRGEERYILFDLGKESLLEPVSTPDSRFRITCYDPDLMARRHLPGKHQYLLAKEPFESDVIINLPKLKSHKKAGMTAALKNMVGINGNKEFLPHHRTGGSADGGDCYPGKSLLKRMAERCYDEANRTIGSPQCERWLKKSGHLLRLQHFMGNPEIEGGWHGNDTVWRMTLDLNRLLLYGRADGTISDTPLRKVYSLTDAIIAGEGEGPLAPRPIPLGILTFAASSVFADLVGAALMHFDYRKIPTLREAFDDFRYPLAEQSRESCRVVCDGKEISPEEAGRLFGKPFAPSAGWLGHIERERSRE